A region of the Deltaproteobacteria bacterium genome:
TCAGCTTGAGCTGGACCTGAAACTTATTATAGATTTTGGTATTGATATGTACAGGCATATTAATGATAAGGAAAAGCTATCCAGACAGATCATGAACTATATACTGATAAGGCTCAAAGGTATTATCAAAGAAGGAATAAATATGGATGATATGCTCATTGAAGCAGTGATTGAAACAAAGCCTGTAAACATAATAGAGGTTGAACAGAGAATCAAAGCATTAAGTGATACGGTGCTGAAAAAGGAGTTTGAGCCTGTTTACTTAGCTTATAGAAGGGCAATAAATATCACGAAAGGATATAAAACATCAAATAATGATAAAGTAGATACCTCATTATTTGTAGAGTCTTATGAAAAGGATTTATATAACAAATACTTAGAGGTATATAAATTAGCCCAACCAAAACTTGCAAATAGGGATTATAAAGGCTATATAAAGACACTTGAAACGCTCATACCGCATGTAAACTTGTTTTTTGAAAAGGTGCTTGTAATGACGGAAAATCTGGATGTAAGAAATAACAGATTATTGATGCTTACAAATATAGGCATGCTTATTAATCAATTGCTTGATATAACAAAACTAAACACAGGGGGTATTTATGGCAGTAAAGAATAAGATCGTTTACTTTTTTGCAAAAGCCAGAGCAGACGGTACAGGTGAGATGAAGGATCTGCTTGGAGGAAAGGGTGCAGGGCTTGCAGAGATGACAAGGGCAGGCATACCTGTTCCGCCTGGTTTTACAATTCCAACGACTATATGTATCCAGTATTTTAAAACCGGGATGAGATTTCCATCCGGCTTAAAAGAAGAAGTTAAAAAAGCAATGAAAAGGCTCGAGGTAATAGCAGAGAAAGGGTTTGGCGATAAAAATAGTCCTTTACTCGTTTCCGTACGTTCCGGTGCAAAGTTTTCGATGCCTGGGATGATGGATACAATACTTAATCTCGGACTTAATGATCTGACTGTTGCGGGGCTTGCAGAGAAAACCGGGAATCAAAGGTTTGCTTATGACAGCTACAGGAGGTTTATATACATGTTTGGAGACGTTGTACTCGGTATAGAGAAAAAGATTTTTGAAGATGCTTTTGATGGATATAAAAAGAGATTTAATGCAACCGATGATGTATCCGTACCTCCAACCGCTTTAAAATCCGTAATAGAAGATTTTAAAAATATCATAAAATCGAGAACAAAATCTGAATTCCCTCAGGATCCATATCAGCAATTGTTTATGGCGATAGAGGCTGTTTTTAAATCATGGAACAATAATCGGGCAATTTATTATAGAAAGCAAAACAATATTCCTGATAACCTTGGGACTGCAGTGAATATTCAAACAATGGTATTTGGTAATACCGGTAATAATTCAGCAACGGGCGTTGGCTTTACAAGAAATCCTGCTACAGGAGAAAGGGTATTCTATGGCGAGTATCTTGTCAATGCCCAGGGTGAGGATGTTGTCGCAGGTATAAGAACGCCGAAACCTATATCAGAATTGGCACAGGAGATGCCGGGTGTGTACAAACAGCTTAAGGATATAACAACAAGATTGGAAAAGCACTATAGAGATGTTCAAGATTTTGAATTTACAATAGAAGACAGAAAACTCTATATGCTTCAAACTCGTTCTGGTAAAAGAACGCCTCAGGCAGCGCTTAAGATCGCTGTTGATATGGTAAAAGAAAAGCTTATTACGAAAGAACAGGCTATAATGAGGATAGAACCCGATAAACTTGAGCAATTGCTGCATCCCGTATTCGATCCAAAGGTAAAATACGATGTTGTTGCTAAAGGGCTCGCAGCATCGCCAGGCGCTGCCTCAGGGCTAATCGTTCTTGACGCTGATAGGGCAGTGGAACTCTCAAAAAAAGGTGAGGCTGTTATACTTTTAAGGGAAGAAACATCGCCGGATGATATTCACGGTATGGATGCATCAAAGGGTATTTTAACAAGGAGAGGTGGAATGACATCACATGCTGCTGTCGTAGCAAGGCAGTACGGAAAACCCGCTGTTGTCGGGTGCAGTGTGCTTGAAATAGATGAAAAGACAAAGTCGGTTAAGATAGTAGATAAGCTTTTCAAAGAAGGTGATCACATATCTATAAATGGCTCTACAGGTGATGTTATTATGGGGAGGGTCCCTTTTGTAGAACCGGATCTGACGGGTGATTTTAAAACAATCATGACATGGACTGATAAGATACGAACACTCGGGGTAAGGGCAAACGCTGATATTCCAAGAGATGCACAAAAGGCAAGGGCGTTTGGTGCAGAGGGAATAGGGCTTTGCAGAACAGAGCACATGTTTTTTGATGAATCAAGGATCGGTATTATGCAGAGTATGATCCTTGCTGATAAAAGAGATGAAAGGCTTAAATACCTCGGCATGCTCGAAAAGATGCAGAAAGAGGATTTTGCCGGTATCCTTAAAGAAATGGAAGGACTGCCTGTTACAATAAGATTACTTGACCCGCCTCTTCATGAATTCCTGCCCAAACGCGAAGATCTTATGGTTGAGATAACAAAACTTGAGTGTAATAAAGCTGCGCCTGTGGTTATTAATGAAAAAAAGAAACTGCTTGAAAGGGTTGAAGAACTTCATGAATTTAATCCTATGCTTGGTCTGAGAGGTGCGAGACTCGGTATCGTTATGCCGGATATCACAAGGATGCAGGTAAGTGCTATTATTAATGCGGCATGCGATCTGCTGGAACAGGGTGTAAAGGTTTATCCGGAGATCATGCTGCCCGTTATAAGCACTATGAAAGAAATGCATGCACAAAAGACAATAGTCATCCAGACAGGCGAAGAAGTAATGAAGCAGAGAAATAGGAAAGTAAAATACCTGATTGGAACTATGATAGAGCTTCCAAGAGCTGCTATCACTGCCGATGAGATCGCGTCAGAAGCAGAGTTTTTCTCATTCGGAACAAATGACCTGACACAGACCACTTATGGGTTTTCAAGGGATGATGCTGGTAAGTTTATAAACTTTTATATGACGTACGGGGAGCATTGTCCTATCTGCGGTGGAAAGCTGAATAAGGATGGTATTTGCGGAGACTGTGGCTATAAGGTAAGTATAAAACTGCAAAACATACTAAACTTTGATCCATTCTCAACTATTGATGTCAAAGGCGTTGGAGAACTGGTAAAGATTGCTGTTGAAAAAGGACGGAAGACAAGGCCTGATATAAAACTCGGGATATGCGGCGAACATGGCGGTGATCCTAAAACAATTTTTTTCTGTCATAATGCAGGATTATCCTATGTAAGCTGTTCACCATACAGGATACCTGTTGCAAGGCTTGCTGCGGCTCAGGCATTTCTAAAAGCCGATGAATCAATTAAAAAAGTACGAAAGCCGTATAAGAGATAGACAAGGTGCTAATAATGGTAAATGCAGTAGAAAGACACTAAGTTTTTGGAGATTATATGTCCGATGAAAAACGTATAAAAGAGCTTGCAAGGATGCACAGTGAAGCAGAACTTGGCGGCGGTGAATACAGGATTAAAAAACAGCATGATTCCGGTAAGCTTACTGCAAGAGAAAGAATAGAAATACTCCTTGATAAAGGAAGTTTTGTAGAACTCGATAAATTCGTGCTTCACAGGGCGATCGACTTTGGAATGGACAAACAAAAATATCTTGGTGATGGTGTTGTAACAGGATACGGAACTATTAATGCCAGGCTTGTTTATGTTTTTTCTCAGGATTTTACAGTATTCGGGGGCTCTCTCTCAGGGGCTTATGCAAAAAAGATATGCAAAATAATGGATCTCGCAGTAAAGAATGGTGCACCTGTAATCGGTCTTAATGATTCTGGCGGTGCAAGGATTCAGGAAGGGGTAGAAAGTCTTGCCGGCTATGCCGATATATTCTTAAGGAATGTGCTTACATCGGGTGTTGTCCCTCAAATCTCTGCCATAATGGGACCGTGTGCAGGCGGTGCTGTTTATTCCCCTGCGATAACAGACTTCATATTCATGACCAAAGGAACGAGCTATATGTTTGTTACTGGTCCTGATGTTGTAAAATCGGTTACGCATGAAGAGGTTTCAAAAGAAGAGCTTGGCGGTGCAATTACACATGCAACAAAAAGCGGTATTGCACATTTTACATTTGATTCTGATGAGGAATGTTTGCTTGGTATAAGAGAACTTCTGGGTTTCATTCCATCAAACAATCTTGATGATCCGCCTTTAAAACCCACCACTGACCCTCATGATCGTATTATTGCCGAGCTTGATAGCCTTATACCTGATCAGCCGAACAAGCCTTATGATATAAAGGAGCTGATTTTTGCCACTGTTGACGAAGGGTATTTTCTTGAGGTTCATGAGACTTATGCAACAAACATTGTTGTAGGGTTTGCAAGATATGGCTCTATGCCTGTTGGTATTGTCGCCAATCAGCCGGCATCTCTTGCAGGAACGCTTGATATAGATGCATCCGTAAAAGCTGCAAGATTTGTGAGGTTTTGTGATGCATTCAATATCCCGCTGATTACATTTGAAGATGTGCCTGGTTTTTTGCCAGGTACTGTCCAGGAGCATGGAGGTATAATAAGGCATGGTGCAAAATTACTCTATGCATTTGCGGAGGCAACCGTTCCGAAGATAACTGTCATCACAAGAAAAGCTTATGGCGGTGCTTATGATGTTATGTCAAGTAAACATATAAGGGCTGATATAAACTATGCATATCCCGGCGCTGAAATAGCTGTTATGGGCCCGGATGGTGCGGTTAATATTATATTCAAAAAAGATATCGATTCTGCTAAGGATCCACAGGCAAGACGCAATCAATTGGTAGAGGAGTATAGAGAAAAATTTGCATCACCATGGAAGGCGGCAGAGCTTGGATACATTGATGAAGTGATTATGCCGTCGGATACAAGATATAAGATTATATCGGCATTAAAAATGCTTAAAAATAAACGCGATACAAATCCTCCAAAAAAACACGGCAATATACCTTTGTAAGCATATTAACCGGAACATAAACTTCCTTATTCGATACATCCTTCGGGGGATTGTCTCCAATAAAATGGATACATTATTTCTTAAACATGTCTCCAGATTTTAATCCTCTGCCTATTGCGAAATCAAATGCAGACATTGGTTTACCGGAATTTGGTTTGACATACTTTATAAGTAAGATGCCTTTCCCCGTTGCAGTATGAATTCCATTCTTATTGCTTTCTATTATAGTACCCGGGACTTGTTTGGGAGCCTCGTCCAAAGGTTCTGTACTTAATATCTGTAGAGGATTACCCTTATAGTATGTCCATGCGGTAGGCCATGAAATGAGTGCTCTAACCGTATTATGGTTTTCTACGGCAGACTTATTGAAATCAAGCTCGCCCTCTTCTTTTGATATCTTTGGTGCTAACACTGCTAAGTCATTATTTTGCGGGATAGGGGTGACAGCCTGCTGTTCAAGCAAAGAAAGCGATTTTAATAATAGATCAGCGCCGATTCGTGAGAGTCTATCCTCAAGTGAAATTGCATTATCAAGTATATCTATCATCTCTGTTTGTTGCATGATTATGGGACCCGTATCCATACCTTCATCAAGCTTCATTACAGTAACAGCCGTTTTGGTATCACCCTTCAAAAGGCATCTCTGTATTGGTGCCGCACCTCTGTATTTGGGAAGTAAAGATGGATGTATGTTTATGCAGCCATACCGGGGTAATGTTAATATGTATGGTGGTATAAGTTTGCCATAAGCAGATACGACTATAGCATCGGGTATTCTTGATTGCAGCCATTTTTTAAAAGGCTCATCGGAAAGATTTGACGGTGTCATTGTATCTATATCGTGTTTTATTGCAGTTTCGTGTACGCGAGTCGGTTTTTTAATAAGTCCTCTTCCAGAGGGCTTCGGAGGTTTTGTTACTGCGCCAATTATGTCATGGTGTGAATTTATTAATGCTTCAAAGGCAGGTATACTAAATGAAGAACTACCCATAAATATTATTTTCATATAACAGATTATTATATTTTTCGTGAATGATGGTTAGCAGGACCGTGTTCTGACCTGTCTTTTTTTAACGATCTGATATAAGCCTCTCTTTTAAGCAATGACGTCTTATCAAGTAGTGTTATCCCCATAAGGTGATCCATCTCATGCTGTATAACTATTGCTGTTAATCCTTTTGCTTCAAAAAAGATTTCTTTCTCATTTAGATCAAAAGCCGAAACAAGGATTTGATCGTTTCTTTTAACGTTTATTCTGAAGCCGGGCAGACTAAGACATCCTTCTTCTATTGAGGCCTCGCCGCTTGATTCCACAATTCTTGGGTTAATAAATACCATCGGATGTTTTTTTTCATCTTCCGTATGGACATCCATTAAGAATAAAAGGCTTTCTTCTCCAATTTGTGTAGCCGCTAATCCTATCCCCAAAGCGTTGTACATGGTTTCAAACATATTACCTATAAGTGTACGGATATTGTTGTCTATATTTTTTACTGGTTTTGCCTTTTTTTTAAGTATGCTTTCCGGATATGTGTGTATCTGTAGTATTGACATTATTCTTCTCGTTCAAGCAGTTCTAGTTGTTTTTTTGATTCTTTATGATTTGAATTATGCACCAGTGCCTTTAAAAAGCATTCGCGAGCTTTCTTATACTCTTTTTTATTTTTGTATATTATACCGAGATAGTAGAGATTTCTTGCCTCTTCCGGGTTCAGTTCATTAGCTTTAAGGAAAGCTTTTTCAGCATTGGCAATATTTATCTGGTGTTCAGAAAAATCCATTGTCTCGAGAATACCCATTGCAGTATAATATTCACCTATGGTCGAATCATTATCTATTGCTGTTTTAAATGCATTATATGCATCTCTATAATTTTTTTCATTAACAAGTATTTTACCCTTTTCAAAAATTTGTCTGGCAAGTACCGGGTCTGACTCTACAGACAGCATACTTTTATCTTCCTCGCTCAATTCTCTTAAATATTTTTCCCTTGAGGTATCTTTATAAATGATGGTAAATGCTTCAAGCACCTGGTTGTACAGTTCTGTTGCAAGCGGTTTTATTTCTGCATATTCTCCATCCAGGAATCTATCAGGCCTGTACTTCTGTGATAATTGTGTAAAAGCAGAGAGTATTTGTTCCTTTGTCGCTGTTTTATCAAGTCCGAGTTTCTCAAACAGGTTTTGATTCTTAAATGTTTCGAGCTTTGATGTTATTTCTATTTTAAGCATAGGTGTTTCAGCAGTTTCTGTCTTTTCAGAGCTTGGATAAATCAGTTCGAGTAATCTTAATACTCCTAGTATTTGTATGGTTTTTAATTCACCCATGCTTCCTTCTGTTACTATATTGTTTACAGTTTTATTTTCATCTATAAGATTGTATATCTTCTCACCTTCCGTATTTTTCAATATATGTATACCATCTTCCGATGATGCCGTTTTTTGTATTATTGTTTTGGTAGAACCAATCAGCTCTTTTAATTTGTCAGGGCTAAATTTCCTTTTCACACCTTCCAATATGAGTGTCCACATGCTCAGGTCAAGCGTTATAACCTCGTCACTAAAAGGAGCTCCCTCTATAAAGTTGTATATCCCGTCATCCCACTCAAAGACAGAGTAGATAATCTCGGAAACTTGTTTTAGAACAAGGTCAAAAAGCTGTTCAGGTGTTAAGAGCCCCATATTTACAAGTATGGTCCCCAGCCTGTTGCCTGTTTTCATGACTTCTTTTAAAGCAGCATCAAGTTGTGCTTCAGAAACAAGCCCAAGCCTTGATACCATTGTTCCCATCCTGTCAGAGGAAGAATTAGACGCAGAAAATACCGGCTTACCTTTTGATATGTAAACAATCTTTACCTCCGAGCCATTGGTCAGCCTTAATATGCCCGTACTTTTCTCCGAGTACAGGCTTATCAAAATCTTAATAAACGATATATCTTTTAAATTACCTTTTGTTATCATATCAAATTATAAACACAGACTTTCGTCCTATTCAATGATGATTTTTTTAATCTTTTTTGATTTTTGTTTTTTTCTCTCACCCTTCAAAATGCTTCTTAAGCTCTCCAACATCTGCCATCTTGGATCCATTTGTTCAATCCCCTGTTTTTTTAATCTTTCCATCTCCTCATCGATCATACTATTGATCAAATATAATATCTCCCCAGCATCTGCCGGCATATTTCCCAGCCTTAGAGGATCAATTACCTTGCCTATTATTACATTTAATAGAAGTTGAAACAGGTTAAGAATAGATACTAATAGTGCAGTAGCTTCTCCGTTATCATAATTGCTAATAGTTTCTCTAACAAAGTCTACGAGTGATATTAGAGCAAGTATGTCCTCTCTATTTGCCGTTAAGAAATGTTGTTTAGAGGCTTCAAGTGCTTTTATGGCCTCAGGGTTTAATTTGGTTATGTTCTGTTTTTTTTTCATACAAAAGTTATTTTTAGCCAATCATCCTCTGTTGAGGCTTCTTTAATCTCCTTTGTCTGAAGTGCCCTCGGTAGTGCAATATTCCTCTGGAAATTCCTTATTTTAAGGATAAGCTCATCACCACTGATAAATAATTCAATCTCCTCTTTTTTAACACCGGGCAGTTTTAACATAAAAATGAAGCTGTTGCCCTTTTTATTTATTTTAATTGGAGATTCTTTGCTGAAGATCTTTGATGGGTTTTCACTCTCGAACAATGCGTCTGCAAATTGTGACAGGGCCTGAATCCCGATCATCTCCTTATTGTATAATTTTGCTCTAAATAGAGGGGTGCCGGCAAAGGACTTCGAAATGTGTTTGATATGCTTATCCTGAATCTCAAGCCAGTTGGCCAAGTATGAATCGTTGATTTCCTGTGGATATATCTTGTTTATGATTACGGCATCTATTGTGAATCCAAACATATTAAGATAGGTCTGAGCTCTTATTGATTCATTTATAACCATTTTTTCGGGATTTACCATAAGTCTTATGGTTGTAAAATTGTTGTCTATGAGTAGTGCTTTTATTTTTACCATTTTTAAGTATAACTGTTCTATTGCACCATAAACTTCGTCTTTTGGGAATGGTATTCTGGCAAATTTTTCGGCGGCAGGTCTTACTATCTTTGCTATTTTTCTGCCGATGTTGAAAAACTTGTCCATATACCATTGAAATATCTCGGGAAAGCTGAGCAGCCTTATTGTGTTTGCGGTTGGTGCACAATCTATTATTGCAACATCAAAACTGCCCTGATCTTTATACTCAAGTATCTTTAAAAGGCTGAATAACTCTTCCATTCCCGGCAGGGTTGCAAGCTCTTCTGCAATTAATTCATCGAGTCCCTGGCTTTGCAGTAATATTTTTATGTATGATTCAATCTTTCCCCAGTTATTAGATATTTCATTCTGAACGTCTATCTCCTGTGCGAATAGGTTCGTCTTTAGCTTCTTTGGCTCTTTGCCTATGGGCATACCGAAAACATCGGATAGACTATGCGCTGCATCTGTACTTAAAACAATTGTACTATTCCCGAATTCCGCAGAACGAACCGCTGTTGCTGCCGATACGGTCGTTTTACCAACCCCACCTTTGCCTGTGTATAATATCACTCTCATAAAGGCACTTTAACTTTTTTTATATAGGATCGTCAATTATAATCAGAGCCTTTTTTCATTATCCCAAAAATTGCATTTTAAAAAGGTATACCGTGAGAACGTCGCTGATAAAGATTTCAGAACCAACAATTTATCCGCCGACACTGAGTTTTCCTACTCTTTCAGTAATTCATTTACTTCTTTTAATAGCTCTTGTTCGTAATCTCTTTCCTTTATCTTGCGATCGGGCTTACCGTGCTTAAATAAAATACCGCTGCCTTTACCGCATGCTATACCGATCTCTGCTTCTTTAGCCTCTCCAGGCCCATTGACAACACAACCCATGATAGCGATTGTTATTGGTTTTTTTACA
Encoded here:
- a CDS encoding ArsA family ATPase, yielding MRVILYTGKGGVGKTTVSAATAVRSAEFGNSTIVLSTDAAHSLSDVFGMPIGKEPKKLKTNLFAQEIDVQNEISNNWGKIESYIKILLQSQGLDELIAEELATLPGMEELFSLLKILEYKDQGSFDVAIIDCAPTANTIRLLSFPEIFQWYMDKFFNIGRKIAKIVRPAAEKFARIPFPKDEVYGAIEQLYLKMVKIKALLIDNNFTTIRLMVNPEKMVINESIRAQTYLNMFGFTIDAVIINKIYPQEINDSYLANWLEIQDKHIKHISKSFAGTPLFRAKLYNKEMIGIQALSQFADALFESENPSKIFSKESPIKINKKGNSFIFMLKLPGVKKEEIELFISGDELILKIRNFQRNIALPRALQTKEIKEASTEDDWLKITFV
- the fmt gene encoding methionyl-tRNA formyltransferase is translated as MKIIFMGSSSFSIPAFEALINSHHDIIGAVTKPPKPSGRGLIKKPTRVHETAIKHDIDTMTPSNLSDEPFKKWLQSRIPDAIVVSAYGKLIPPYILTLPRYGCINIHPSLLPKYRGAAPIQRCLLKGDTKTAVTVMKLDEGMDTGPIIMQQTEMIDILDNAISLEDRLSRIGADLLLKSLSLLEQQAVTPIPQNNDLAVLAPKISKEEGELDFNKSAVENHNTVRALISWPTAWTYYKGNPLQILSTEPLDEAPKQVPGTIIESNKNGIHTATGKGILLIKYVKPNSGKPMSAFDFAIGRGLKSGDMFKK
- the ppdK gene encoding pyruvate, phosphate dikinase, with product MAVKNKIVYFFAKARADGTGEMKDLLGGKGAGLAEMTRAGIPVPPGFTIPTTICIQYFKTGMRFPSGLKEEVKKAMKRLEVIAEKGFGDKNSPLLVSVRSGAKFSMPGMMDTILNLGLNDLTVAGLAEKTGNQRFAYDSYRRFIYMFGDVVLGIEKKIFEDAFDGYKKRFNATDDVSVPPTALKSVIEDFKNIIKSRTKSEFPQDPYQQLFMAIEAVFKSWNNNRAIYYRKQNNIPDNLGTAVNIQTMVFGNTGNNSATGVGFTRNPATGERVFYGEYLVNAQGEDVVAGIRTPKPISELAQEMPGVYKQLKDITTRLEKHYRDVQDFEFTIEDRKLYMLQTRSGKRTPQAALKIAVDMVKEKLITKEQAIMRIEPDKLEQLLHPVFDPKVKYDVVAKGLAASPGAASGLIVLDADRAVELSKKGEAVILLREETSPDDIHGMDASKGILTRRGGMTSHAAVVARQYGKPAVVGCSVLEIDEKTKSVKIVDKLFKEGDHISINGSTGDVIMGRVPFVEPDLTGDFKTIMTWTDKIRTLGVRANADIPRDAQKARAFGAEGIGLCRTEHMFFDESRIGIMQSMILADKRDERLKYLGMLEKMQKEDFAGILKEMEGLPVTIRLLDPPLHEFLPKREDLMVEITKLECNKAAPVVINEKKKLLERVEELHEFNPMLGLRGARLGIVMPDITRMQVSAIINAACDLLEQGVKVYPEIMLPVISTMKEMHAQKTIVIQTGEEVMKQRNRKVKYLIGTMIELPRAAITADEIASEAEFFSFGTNDLTQTTYGFSRDDAGKFINFYMTYGEHCPICGGKLNKDGICGDCGYKVSIKLQNILNFDPFSTIDVKGVGELVKIAVEKGRKTRPDIKLGICGEHGGDPKTIFFCHNAGLSYVSCSPYRIPVARLAAAQAFLKADESIKKVRKPYKR
- the def gene encoding peptide deformylase, which translates into the protein MSILQIHTYPESILKKKAKPVKNIDNNIRTLIGNMFETMYNALGIGLAATQIGEESLLFLMDVHTEDEKKHPMVFINPRIVESSGEASIEEGCLSLPGFRINVKRNDQILVSAFDLNEKEIFFEAKGLTAIVIQHEMDHLMGITLLDKTSLLKREAYIRSLKKDRSEHGPANHHSRKI
- a CDS encoding acyl-CoA carboxylase subunit beta — its product is MSDEKRIKELARMHSEAELGGGEYRIKKQHDSGKLTARERIEILLDKGSFVELDKFVLHRAIDFGMDKQKYLGDGVVTGYGTINARLVYVFSQDFTVFGGSLSGAYAKKICKIMDLAVKNGAPVIGLNDSGGARIQEGVESLAGYADIFLRNVLTSGVVPQISAIMGPCAGGAVYSPAITDFIFMTKGTSYMFVTGPDVVKSVTHEEVSKEELGGAITHATKSGIAHFTFDSDEECLLGIRELLGFIPSNNLDDPPLKPTTDPHDRIIAELDSLIPDQPNKPYDIKELIFATVDEGYFLEVHETYATNIVVGFARYGSMPVGIVANQPASLAGTLDIDASVKAARFVRFCDAFNIPLITFEDVPGFLPGTVQEHGGIIRHGAKLLYAFAEATVPKITVITRKAYGGAYDVMSSKHIRADINYAYPGAEIAVMGPDGAVNIIFKKDIDSAKDPQARRNQLVEEYREKFASPWKAAELGYIDEVIMPSDTRYKIISALKMLKNKRDTNPPKKHGNIPL
- a CDS encoding DUF4388 domain-containing protein, which codes for MITKGNLKDISFIKILISLYSEKSTGILRLTNGSEVKIVYISKGKPVFSASNSSSDRMGTMVSRLGLVSEAQLDAALKEVMKTGNRLGTILVNMGLLTPEQLFDLVLKQVSEIIYSVFEWDDGIYNFIEGAPFSDEVITLDLSMWTLILEGVKRKFSPDKLKELIGSTKTIIQKTASSEDGIHILKNTEGEKIYNLIDENKTVNNIVTEGSMGELKTIQILGVLRLLELIYPSSEKTETAETPMLKIEITSKLETFKNQNLFEKLGLDKTATKEQILSAFTQLSQKYRPDRFLDGEYAEIKPLATELYNQVLEAFTIIYKDTSREKYLRELSEEDKSMLSVESDPVLARQIFEKGKILVNEKNYRDAYNAFKTAIDNDSTIGEYYTAMGILETMDFSEHQINIANAEKAFLKANELNPEEARNLYYLGIIYKNKKEYKKARECFLKALVHNSNHKESKKQLELLEREE